In a single window of the Bacillus sp. (in: firmicutes) genome:
- a CDS encoding DNA internalization-related competence protein ComEC/Rec2, with the protein MKGLWLFFAFASLAGCVLALPFHWGAFLYSGLLFLYLLYKCSPTIWIYCLLFTTTFFLYSKWHDSAQSTKLSGVESTFRIEIEDEYTIDGDRLSGIVKTENEERLWLTYTFSSKEEKEQFSPFVTCVVEGSLEKPMPPRNPNTFHFPKYLKQRHIYWTLQVSSFYTCEDSSGHFLKKWRWKGMEHIQSTFPENLVPIALALIFGERDQLSPYLEQAYQELGLIHLLAISGLHVGILTVSLFYIFVRIGWTKERTTYLLIGFLPIYAVLAGGSPSVLRAVIMTITILLSIRFNRRLSPLDGCSISFIISLLIEPHVLFHIGFQLSYGVTFILLLSIRLIQKVATSFWMSILFPSILAQTGASPILLYHFYEISAISPLLNLIYVPYYTFIVLPIFLTSFLLSFLFPTLIVFLLQQMEPLFVIMNEIVNACVEWDWHQIVTGRPSSVILMFLFFILIFTFYWMEKTERWWLSVVPLFIISLYSFIAPKWNPLGEIVFLDVGQGDCIVIRLPFQSGTYVIDTGGSFSFPKEEWRQQKDPFSIGTDIVLPFLKSKGITSIDKLILTHSDYDHIGEARVMIQELDVEEILISPGAAKKEAMAHAVNVAIAKGISVQEVQKGFRWSTKYGDFFVLSPMDSKYSGNNDSIVLYALVGGQTWLFTGDLEQEGEEALLKEWNFQVDVLKVGHHGSNTSSSEAFLRDIKPNVSIILVGKNNRYGHPHMSVLHRLQMYSNTVWRTDIHGAITYRFYLQGPGTFSVMIP; encoded by the coding sequence ATGAAAGGATTATGGTTGTTTTTTGCTTTCGCTAGCTTAGCTGGATGTGTGCTGGCACTTCCATTTCATTGGGGTGCCTTTCTTTATTCAGGACTCCTTTTCCTTTACCTCCTTTATAAATGCTCACCTACCATTTGGATCTACTGCTTACTTTTTACCACTACCTTTTTTCTCTATAGTAAATGGCACGATTCGGCTCAATCCACCAAATTATCTGGGGTGGAATCGACTTTCCGCATCGAAATAGAAGACGAATACACAATTGACGGAGATCGATTGTCAGGGATAGTAAAAACTGAAAACGAAGAACGGTTATGGCTTACTTATACGTTTTCCTCAAAAGAAGAAAAAGAACAGTTTTCCCCTTTTGTTACCTGTGTGGTCGAAGGATCATTAGAAAAACCTATGCCTCCTAGAAACCCAAATACTTTTCATTTTCCTAAATATTTAAAGCAACGGCATATATATTGGACGTTACAAGTGTCTTCTTTTTATACCTGTGAAGATTCATCGGGTCACTTTTTAAAAAAATGGCGTTGGAAAGGAATGGAACATATTCAGTCAACCTTTCCCGAGAACTTGGTCCCCATTGCACTTGCTCTTATCTTTGGTGAAAGAGATCAACTTTCACCTTATCTCGAACAAGCGTATCAAGAACTAGGGCTTATTCATCTATTAGCTATTTCTGGTTTGCATGTAGGTATTTTAACTGTGAGCCTCTTTTATATATTCGTCCGAATAGGTTGGACAAAAGAAAGGACGACTTATCTCCTCATTGGCTTTCTCCCTATTTATGCTGTGCTCGCTGGAGGGTCTCCATCTGTGCTCCGAGCTGTTATTATGACTATTACCATTTTGCTTTCCATACGATTCAATAGGCGACTATCACCACTTGATGGATGTAGTATAAGTTTTATTATCAGCCTTTTAATTGAACCACATGTTCTCTTTCACATCGGTTTTCAATTATCGTATGGAGTGACGTTCATTTTGCTCCTCTCAATTCGCTTAATCCAAAAAGTTGCTACTTCATTTTGGATGTCCATCTTGTTCCCATCCATTCTTGCTCAAACAGGTGCATCCCCCATTTTGCTCTACCATTTTTACGAAATTTCTGCTATTAGCCCATTACTAAACCTAATCTATGTTCCATACTACACGTTTATCGTTTTACCTATCTTTCTCACCAGTTTTTTACTATCATTTCTCTTTCCAACATTGATAGTCTTTCTGTTACAACAAATGGAACCGTTATTTGTAATCATGAATGAAATCGTTAATGCTTGTGTTGAGTGGGACTGGCACCAAATCGTCACAGGACGTCCTTCATCAGTCATCCTCATGTTTTTGTTCTTCATCCTCATATTTACGTTTTATTGGATGGAGAAAACCGAAAGATGGTGGTTAAGTGTCGTTCCTTTGTTCATCATCAGTCTGTATTCTTTCATAGCTCCAAAGTGGAATCCGTTAGGGGAAATTGTCTTTTTAGATGTTGGTCAAGGTGATTGCATCGTGATACGCTTACCTTTTCAGTCGGGGACGTATGTCATTGATACGGGTGGATCTTTTTCTTTTCCAAAAGAAGAGTGGCGTCAACAAAAGGATCCTTTCTCGATCGGAACCGATATCGTCCTTCCGTTTTTAAAAAGCAAAGGGATTACGTCTATAGATAAGCTCATTTTGACTCATAGCGATTATGACCATATAGGGGAAGCCCGCGTTATGATACAGGAGTTGGACGTTGAAGAAATATTAATCAGTCCAGGAGCAGCAAAAAAAGAGGCGATGGCTCACGCAGTGAACGTAGCCATCGCGAAAGGGATTTCTGTTCAAGAAGTGCAAAAGGGATTTCGCTGGTCCACCAAATATGGAGATTTTTTTGTATTATCCCCAATGGATTCGAAGTATAGTGGGAATAATGATTCGATCGTCTTGTACGCCCTAGTTGGTGGGCAAACATGGCTGTTTACCGGAGATTTAGAGCAAGAAGGGGAGGAAGCGTTGCTAAAAGAATGGAATTTCCAAGTTGATGTATTAAAAGTGGGGCATCATGGAAGCAATACATCATCAAGTGAAGCGTTTCTAAGGGATATTAAACCAAACGTTTCCATCATATTGGTTGGAAAAAATAATCGATATGGTCATCCGCATATGTCGGTTCTACATCGGTTACAAATGTATAGCAACACCGTTTGGAGAACGGATATACATGGTGCAATAACGTATCGATTTTACCTGCAAGGTCCAGGAACGTTTTCGGTTATGATTCCATAA
- a CDS encoding YqzM family protein — translation MNEFEKNVQSKRNDAVDSAVGFIVSFGFFATMFIIATVVKVLGS, via the coding sequence GTGAACGAATTTGAAAAAAATGTACAATCTAAACGTAATGACGCTGTCGATTCCGCTGTAGGATTTATCGTATCTTTCGGATTTTTTGCAACGATGTTTATTATCGCCACTGTTGTGAAAGTTTTGGGCTCTTAA
- the holA gene encoding DNA polymerase III subunit delta: MDVDSFKVGRRTLFTEVWNDMKKKQFAPIYLVYGTEMFFMNETKERLIRNAMNDEEVEMNVSTYDCSETPVEVAMEDAETLPFFGERKVVILNHPFFLTGEKGKGKVEHQLKPFETYIQQPAPYTILFIAAPYEKLDERKKLTKILKKHAVVLEAKKLNEQELKRWIRLRAEEHECTIEPEAIEQLLIYSGTNMLLLASEIDKMCLYVKGQHPITVEVVQRLASKSLEQNVFSLIDQVIKRQVDQALAVYYDLLKQNEDPLKILALLASQFRLIYQSKELARRGYSQQQIASHLKVHPFRVKLALGQAKGFSDEELMKYMNLLAEADFRIKSGYVAKELAIELFFFQLQNG, encoded by the coding sequence ATGGATGTAGATTCTTTTAAAGTGGGGAGAAGAACATTGTTTACTGAAGTTTGGAATGACATGAAAAAAAAGCAGTTTGCTCCTATTTATTTAGTATACGGTACGGAAATGTTTTTTATGAATGAAACAAAAGAGCGTTTAATTCGTAATGCAATGAACGACGAAGAAGTGGAAATGAACGTCTCTACATACGATTGTTCGGAAACACCTGTCGAAGTTGCTATGGAAGATGCAGAAACGCTTCCATTTTTCGGCGAACGAAAAGTAGTGATATTAAACCATCCCTTTTTTTTAACAGGAGAAAAAGGGAAAGGAAAAGTAGAGCACCAATTAAAACCGTTTGAGACCTATATTCAACAGCCGGCCCCATACACGATTTTATTCATTGCTGCACCTTACGAAAAGCTCGATGAACGGAAAAAACTTACGAAAATATTGAAAAAACATGCCGTCGTTTTAGAAGCCAAAAAGCTAAACGAACAAGAATTGAAACGTTGGATTCGCCTGAGGGCAGAAGAACACGAATGTACGATTGAACCTGAAGCCATCGAACAGCTCCTTATTTATTCTGGAACAAATATGCTTTTATTGGCAAGCGAGATTGACAAAATGTGCTTGTACGTAAAAGGACAGCATCCGATTACGGTGGAGGTCGTGCAACGGTTAGCTTCAAAGTCGTTAGAACAAAATGTCTTTTCTTTAATTGACCAAGTCATTAAGCGGCAAGTCGATCAAGCATTAGCCGTCTATTACGACTTATTGAAACAAAATGAAGATCCGTTAAAGATACTCGCCTTATTAGCAAGTCAGTTTCGGTTAATTTACCAGTCGAAAGAGTTAGCACGAAGAGGGTATAGCCAACAACAGATCGCTAGTCATTTAAAGGTTCATCCATTTCGTGTAAAGTTAGCACTAGGACAAGCAAAAGGTTTTTCGGACGAAGAATTGATGAAGTATATGAATTTGCTTGCAGAAGCCGATTTTCGAATCAAATCGGGGTATGTGGCCAAGGAATTGGCCATTGAGCTCTTTTTCTTTCAATTGCAAAACGGCTAA
- a CDS encoding 30S ribosomal protein S20 produces MPNIKSAIKRVKTSQKRNAHNSAMKSAMRTAVKKFEAAVANGDSNAKELLAAAVKHLDKAASRGLIHKNAANRKKARLMKKFHSVNA; encoded by the coding sequence ATGCCAAACATTAAATCTGCAATCAAGCGTGTGAAAACTAGCCAAAAGCGTAACGCTCACAACTCTGCTATGAAATCTGCTATGCGTACTGCTGTGAAAAAATTCGAGGCAGCTGTTGCTAACGGAGACAGCAACGCAAAAGAATTGCTTGCTGCTGCAGTGAAGCACTTAGATAAAGCAGCATCTAGAGGTCTTATCCATAAAAACGCTGCAAACCGTAAAAAAGCTCGCTTAATGAAAAAATTCCATTCTGTAAACGCGTAA
- a CDS encoding GPR endopeptidase: MTQKEDLRQYTVRTDLAVEAREMVLAERTKHEEKTEQISDIQGVIVKEKETDGITISHVEITEEGAKSIGKKAGHYLTIEAQAVRQQNNEVQQKVESIFAQEFSAFLKRKGIKPTDHCLIVGLGNWNVTPDSLGPLVCENVLVTHHLFRLHAETVQEGYRPVSAIAPGVMGLTGIETSDIIHGVVEKVKPDFVIAVDALASRSLERVNATIQISDTGIHPGSGVGNKRKELSEQTLGVPVIAIGVPTVVDAVTITSDTIDFLLKHFGREMKEGNRPSRALAPAGLTFGKKQKLTEEDLPGDKERKTYLGMIGTLTEEEKRQLIHEVLAPIGHNLMVTPKEVDMFIEDMANIIANGLNAALHEAVNQANTGFKTR, encoded by the coding sequence ATGACACAGAAAGAAGATCTTCGTCAGTATACGGTACGTACGGACTTAGCGGTGGAAGCCCGGGAAATGGTGTTAGCTGAAAGAACCAAACATGAAGAGAAAACCGAACAAATTTCCGATATTCAAGGGGTCATCGTTAAAGAAAAGGAAACGGATGGAATCACCATATCGCATGTCGAAATTACCGAAGAAGGGGCTAAAAGCATCGGGAAAAAGGCGGGCCATTATTTAACTATAGAAGCCCAAGCGGTTCGTCAGCAAAATAACGAAGTCCAACAAAAAGTCGAGTCCATTTTTGCGCAAGAATTTTCCGCCTTTTTAAAGCGTAAAGGAATCAAACCAACCGATCACTGTTTAATAGTTGGTCTTGGAAACTGGAACGTTACACCTGATTCGCTTGGACCGCTTGTCTGTGAAAATGTATTGGTGACCCATCATTTATTTCGCTTGCATGCTGAAACTGTTCAAGAAGGGTACCGACCGGTGAGTGCCATTGCACCTGGAGTCATGGGCTTAACGGGAATTGAAACGAGCGACATAATTCATGGAGTTGTTGAGAAAGTAAAACCTGATTTTGTAATTGCTGTCGACGCCTTAGCATCACGTTCCCTTGAACGGGTAAATGCTACGATTCAAATTTCGGATACTGGGATTCACCCAGGGTCAGGGGTTGGAAATAAAAGAAAAGAACTTAGCGAACAAACGTTAGGAGTACCCGTTATTGCGATCGGTGTTCCAACGGTAGTTGATGCTGTTACGATTACGAGTGATACGATTGACTTTTTATTAAAACATTTCGGTCGGGAAATGAAAGAAGGAAACCGTCCGTCAAGAGCGCTTGCTCCTGCAGGGTTGACGTTTGGAAAAAAACAAAAATTAACCGAAGAAGATTTACCTGGTGATAAAGAACGAAAGACGTATCTTGGAATGATTGGCACATTGACTGAAGAGGAAAAACGTCAATTAATTCATGAAGTATTGGCCCCTATCGGTCACAATTTAATGGTAACACCGAAAGAGGTAGATATGTTTATTGAAGATATGGCAAATATTATTGCCAATGGATTAAATGCAGCCCTTCATGAAGCGGTGAATCAAGCGAATACTGGGTTTAAAACAAGGTAA
- a CDS encoding stage II sporulation protein P, with protein sequence MKLNKISGNAYLIQLSTIVKGMMLVLFILVSLLTFSGILTSLKPEFRPSSQSVNRATEQMSSATFFRLFSLENRMFLLSTNVQQEWPSLTEAMFNFATNIRVKDPRSFLGRELPGFAIYDGEIIVAGLGTDYTNMPIESMPPPETFDPKNEAPLQNIDGTDTQSSPSPIVSDGKNRIYIYFTHTRESFLPYLKGVKDPDLAYHSQINVTKIGDRLEQELEALGIGTYVEKEDIVARLNHKGLTYGFAYQESRNIVQQAMQTNRDLQYFIDIHRDSQRKEKTTITINGESYAKLAFVIGAEHPNYEKNAELAKKLHHLIDKKYKGLSRGVILKQGKETNGKFNQDLSSNSILIEFGGVDNSFEELNRTAKVFAEVFAEFYWQAEQVNASNTSSTSEN encoded by the coding sequence ATGAAACTAAATAAAATATCAGGTAACGCCTATTTGATTCAGCTGTCGACCATTGTCAAAGGAATGATGCTCGTTCTTTTTATATTAGTATCCCTTCTTACCTTTAGCGGAATCTTAACTTCATTAAAACCAGAATTTCGACCGTCGTCTCAATCGGTCAACCGGGCGACAGAACAAATGTCTAGTGCGACCTTTTTTCGTTTATTCTCTTTAGAAAACCGCATGTTTCTTCTTTCTACTAATGTACAGCAAGAATGGCCGTCGTTGACCGAAGCGATGTTTAATTTTGCCACAAACATTCGGGTTAAAGATCCGAGAAGCTTTTTAGGAAGGGAGCTTCCTGGTTTTGCAATATACGACGGGGAAATTATTGTAGCTGGTTTGGGAACAGATTATACGAATATGCCTATCGAATCAATGCCTCCCCCAGAAACATTTGATCCGAAAAATGAAGCTCCTTTGCAAAATATCGATGGTACAGACACACAGTCGTCACCTTCACCAATCGTTAGTGATGGGAAGAATCGAATTTATATTTATTTTACTCATACGCGTGAATCGTTTTTACCGTATTTAAAAGGCGTCAAAGATCCCGATTTAGCGTATCACTCCCAAATTAATGTCACAAAAATAGGGGACAGGCTCGAACAAGAATTAGAAGCCCTTGGAATCGGGACGTACGTGGAGAAAGAGGATATTGTGGCTAGGTTAAACCATAAAGGCCTTACGTATGGGTTTGCGTATCAAGAATCACGAAATATTGTTCAACAAGCAATGCAAACGAATCGAGATTTACAATATTTTATTGATATTCATCGCGATAGTCAGCGGAAGGAGAAAACGACCATTACAATTAATGGTGAAAGTTATGCTAAATTAGCTTTTGTGATTGGGGCTGAGCACCCAAATTATGAGAAAAATGCTGAGCTAGCAAAGAAATTGCACCATTTAATTGATAAAAAATATAAAGGGTTATCTCGCGGGGTTATTTTAAAGCAAGGAAAAGAAACGAATGGTAAGTTTAATCAAGATTTATCGAGCAATTCCATTTTGATTGAATTTGGTGGAGTGGATAATTCGTTCGAAGAATTAAATCGAACAGCGAAAGTGTTCGCGGAAGTGTTTGCTGAATTTTACTGGCAAGCGGAACAAGTGAATGCGTCAAATACTTCTTCAACTTCGGAGAATTAA
- a CDS encoding DUF3679 domain-containing protein, whose protein sequence is MVKFTLKMFVWICFFFIGILVGMQQANKGMLEMKGYEDETFTTPVYWQEREDGKVEAAFLGNEVTQFDLEEKRKKLEETETYNFFSSIGKAFAEMVTAIFQSLIQWISSLI, encoded by the coding sequence ATGGTGAAATTTACGTTGAAAATGTTCGTATGGATTTGCTTTTTCTTTATTGGTATCCTCGTTGGCATGCAGCAAGCGAATAAAGGAATGTTGGAGATGAAAGGATATGAAGACGAAACGTTTACCACTCCTGTTTATTGGCAAGAACGGGAAGACGGTAAAGTGGAAGCGGCCTTTCTAGGAAATGAAGTTACTCAATTTGACCTTGAGGAAAAAAGGAAAAAGCTAGAAGAAACAGAAACCTATAATTTCTTTTCTTCAATTGGCAAAGCGTTTGCCGAAATGGTAACAGCCATCTTTCAATCCCTTATTCAATGGATTTCGTCACTTATATAA